One Salvia splendens isolate huo1 chromosome 12, SspV2, whole genome shotgun sequence genomic window carries:
- the LOC121757599 gene encoding uncharacterized protein LOC121757599, producing the protein MEVVVSRDSFEGLYCVKCGIQWHSLFIVAEGRTTHSRFKIPINVNEDSMCNIKQGSVLAELIMQAKLIVWDEAPMIHKHSIEAVDRTLRHILSVCSEFSMDKSFGGKLWFLVVTLDKFCLLFLKEFSSWVPSIGDGVVGGSNDGEVVIDLPSDIVLSNTGGPLKTIVSKIYPSYMDPEELSNCLYDRVILAPTLDVVGEVNQFMISLDQSQGRVYLSSDSISNSDSTSNGSAEIHSVEFLNNLKCSGTPNHELLLKVGTPVMLLRNIDHSNGLCNDTRLIITRLGDYVLEARYWVAIIMVIKC; encoded by the exons ATGGAGGTCGTTGTCAGTAGGGATTCGTTCGAAGGGTTATATTGTGTTAAATGTGGCATCCAGTGGCATAGCCTCTTTATTGTTGCTGAAGGTAGAACAACTCATTCTCGCTTTAAGATTCCTATCAATGTAAATGAAGATTCAATGTGCAATATAAAACAAGGGAGTGTTCTTGCTGAGCTTATCATGCAAGCTAAGCTTATTGTATGGGATGAAGCTCCGATGATTCATAAGCATTCCATAGAAGCCGTTGATAGGACTTTAAGACATATTTTGAGCGTGTGTAGTGAGTTCAGTATGGACAAATCGTTTGGTGGAAAACTGTGGTTTTTGGTGGTGACTTTAGACAAATTTTGCTTGTTGTTCCTAAAG GAATTTTCTTCTTGGGTTCCTTCTATTGGAGATGGAGTTGTTGGTGGTTCAAACGATGGTGAAGTTGTTATTGATCTTCCTTCTGACATTGTACTGTCTAATACTGGAGGTCCTCTTAAAACCATTGTTTCAAAGATCTATCCTTCTTATATGGATCCTGAAGAGTTGAGCAATTGTTTGTATGATCGTGTTATACTTGCTCCCACGCTAGACGTTGTTGGTGAGGTTAACCAGTTCATGATTTCGTTGGATCAGTCTCAAGGTCGAGTATATTTGAGCTCTGATAGCATTTCAAATTCTGATTCGACATCGAATGGTTCTGCTGAGATACATTCGGttgaatttttgaataatttaaagtGTTCGGGTACACCTAATCATGAATTGTTGTTGAAAGTTGGTACTCCTGTGATGTTGTTAAGGAATATAGATCACTCTAATGGTTTGTGTAATGACACCAGATTGATAATTACACGATTAGGTGATTATGTTTTGGAGGCTCGGTATTGGGTGGCCATAATAATGGTCATAAAGTGTTGA
- the LOC121759351 gene encoding protein ABCI7, chloroplastic-like isoform X1 — translation MSISALNSYLPKPCPPPRPCARPPRATSTKHFSHPPTLATLSDPHVLRLAETLEDSIASSSSPPLPLQKLRDISSQSLLTTPWPSRKDEPFRFTDTSFIRNSQIHPVTLPPTQNLDALSGFSDSNSPNIAIIDGYLVESLSNLSELPDGVFVGRLSDLNSKGLMEKVSKYVSNFQGDLFWSLNGVGAPDVVLVYVPEGCKVEKPLHLRFFSMNRSYKGSKSLPISNPRVLVLVEKGGDIGIVEEYVGGDGDDRCYWTNSVMEVVVSDRAKVSHSYIQTQSLGAAHVKWTSVCQGSRSVYELTEVSTGGKLSRHNVHVQQEGPDTITELSSFHLSIGDQLQDLHSKLVLDHPRGFSRQLHKVIVAHSLGQAVFDGNVQVNREAQQTDAGQLSRSLLLEPRATVNVKPNLQIIADDVKCSHGAAISDLEEDQLFYFQARGIDKSAARKALIFSFAAEVIEQFPDATLQKKGLLLSIPFNVMIFNNSSSS, via the exons ATGTCTATCTCAGCTCTCAACTCTTACCTCCCAAAGCCATGCCCGCCGCCGCGCCCCTGTGCTCGACCGCCGCGAGCCACCTCTACCAAACACTTCTCCCACCCCCCAACACTCGCAACCCTCTCAGACCCCCACGTTCTCCGCCTAGCAGAGACTCTCGAGGACTCTatcgcctcctcctcctcccctcCTCTGCCGCTCCAGAAGCTCAGGGACATCTCCTCCCAGTCCCTCCTCACCACGCCGTGGCCTTCTAGAAAAGACGAGCCCTTTAGGTTCACCGACACTTCCTTCATCAGGAATTCCCAAATTCATCCCGTAACCCTACCGCCTACGCAGAATTTGGACGCGCTAAGCGGTTTTTCCGATTCAAATTCCCCTAATATTGCAATAATTGACGGTTATTTGGTGGAATCGTTGTCGAATTTATCCGAATTGCCCGATGGGGTGTTTGTTGGGAGGCTATCTGATCTCAATTCGAAGGGGTTGATGGAGAAGGTGTCGAAATACGTCTCCAATTTTCAAGGGGACTTGTTTTGGTCTCTCAATGGTGTGGGTGCTCCTGATGTGGTTCTTGTGTATGTGCCTGAGGGCTGCAAGGTTGAGAAACCGTTGCATTTGAGATTCTTTTCGATGAATAGGAGCTATAAGGGCTCGAAATCTCTGCCAATTTCGAACCCGAGAGTGCTGGTTTTGGTTGAGAAAGGTGGGGATATTGGTATAGTCGAGGAGTATGTTGGTGGAGATGGGGATGACAGATGTTATTGGACGAATTCAGTTATGGAAGTCGTTGTTAGCGACAGGGCAAAGGTCAGCCACTCATACATACAAACACAGTCATTAGGTGCTGCACATGTTAAGTGGACGTCAGTTTGCCAG GGATCTAGAAGTGTCTATGAGTTAACTGAAGTCAGCACTGGTGGAAAACTGAGCCGGCACAATGTCCATGTGCAGCAAGAAGGGCCAGATACTATAACAGAGTTATCATCATTTCACTTGTCAATCGGTGATCAGCTGCAAGACTTGCATAGTAAGCTAGTCTTGGACCATCCACGAGGTTTCTCACGGCAACTTCACAAGGTTATTGTAGCACATTCGCTAGGACAGGCTGTTTTTGATGGAAATGTTCAAGTCAACAG AGAAGCGCAGCAGACAGATGCAGGACAACTTTCGAGGAGCCTCCTTTTGGAGCCTCGAGCAACTGTGAATGTGAAACCGAACCTCCAAATCATTGCGGATGATGTTAAATGCTCCCACGGAGCTGCAATCAGTGATTTGGAAGAAGACCAGCTCTTCTACTTCCAAGCACGTGGGATTGACAAGTCTGCTGCAAGAAAAGCTCTGATTTTTTCATTCGCAGCTGAGGTTATAGAACAATTCCCTGATGCTACTCTCCAAAAGAAG GGTTTACTTCTCTCCATACCGTTCAATGTGATGATATTCAACAATTCTTCATCCAGTTAG
- the LOC121759351 gene encoding protein ABCI7, chloroplastic-like isoform X2, translated as MSISALNSYLPKPCPPPRPCARPPRATSTKHFSHPPTLATLSDPHVLRLAETLEDSIASSSSPPLPLQKLRDISSQSLLTTPWPSRKDEPFRFTDTSFIRNSQIHPVTLPPTQNLDALSGFSDSNSPNIAIIDGYLVESLSNLSELPDGVFVGRLSDLNSKGLMEKVSKYVSNFQGDLFWSLNGVGAPDVVLVYVPEGCKVEKPLHLRFFSMNRSYKGSKSLPISNPRVLVLVEKGGDIGIVEEYVGGDGDDRCYWTNSVMEVVVSDRAKVSHSYIQTQSLGAAHVKWTSVCQGSRSVYELTEVSTGGKLSRHNVHVQQEGPDTITELSSFHLSIGDQLQDLHSKLVLDHPRGFSRQLHKVIVAHSLGQAVFDGNVQVNREAQQTDAGQLSRSLLLEPRATVNVKPNLQIIADDVKCSHGAAISDLEEDQLFYFQARGIDKSAARKALIFSFAAEVIEQFPDATLQKKVGNLITTLLTPALPSS; from the exons ATGTCTATCTCAGCTCTCAACTCTTACCTCCCAAAGCCATGCCCGCCGCCGCGCCCCTGTGCTCGACCGCCGCGAGCCACCTCTACCAAACACTTCTCCCACCCCCCAACACTCGCAACCCTCTCAGACCCCCACGTTCTCCGCCTAGCAGAGACTCTCGAGGACTCTatcgcctcctcctcctcccctcCTCTGCCGCTCCAGAAGCTCAGGGACATCTCCTCCCAGTCCCTCCTCACCACGCCGTGGCCTTCTAGAAAAGACGAGCCCTTTAGGTTCACCGACACTTCCTTCATCAGGAATTCCCAAATTCATCCCGTAACCCTACCGCCTACGCAGAATTTGGACGCGCTAAGCGGTTTTTCCGATTCAAATTCCCCTAATATTGCAATAATTGACGGTTATTTGGTGGAATCGTTGTCGAATTTATCCGAATTGCCCGATGGGGTGTTTGTTGGGAGGCTATCTGATCTCAATTCGAAGGGGTTGATGGAGAAGGTGTCGAAATACGTCTCCAATTTTCAAGGGGACTTGTTTTGGTCTCTCAATGGTGTGGGTGCTCCTGATGTGGTTCTTGTGTATGTGCCTGAGGGCTGCAAGGTTGAGAAACCGTTGCATTTGAGATTCTTTTCGATGAATAGGAGCTATAAGGGCTCGAAATCTCTGCCAATTTCGAACCCGAGAGTGCTGGTTTTGGTTGAGAAAGGTGGGGATATTGGTATAGTCGAGGAGTATGTTGGTGGAGATGGGGATGACAGATGTTATTGGACGAATTCAGTTATGGAAGTCGTTGTTAGCGACAGGGCAAAGGTCAGCCACTCATACATACAAACACAGTCATTAGGTGCTGCACATGTTAAGTGGACGTCAGTTTGCCAG GGATCTAGAAGTGTCTATGAGTTAACTGAAGTCAGCACTGGTGGAAAACTGAGCCGGCACAATGTCCATGTGCAGCAAGAAGGGCCAGATACTATAACAGAGTTATCATCATTTCACTTGTCAATCGGTGATCAGCTGCAAGACTTGCATAGTAAGCTAGTCTTGGACCATCCACGAGGTTTCTCACGGCAACTTCACAAGGTTATTGTAGCACATTCGCTAGGACAGGCTGTTTTTGATGGAAATGTTCAAGTCAACAG AGAAGCGCAGCAGACAGATGCAGGACAACTTTCGAGGAGCCTCCTTTTGGAGCCTCGAGCAACTGTGAATGTGAAACCGAACCTCCAAATCATTGCGGATGATGTTAAATGCTCCCACGGAGCTGCAATCAGTGATTTGGAAGAAGACCAGCTCTTCTACTTCCAAGCACGTGGGATTGACAAGTCTGCTGCAAGAAAAGCTCTGATTTTTTCATTCGCAGCTGAGGTTATAGAACAATTCCCTGATGCTACTCTCCAAAAGAAGGTTGGAAATCTTATTACAACATTGCTTACTCCTGCACTTCCTTCAAG TTAG